TTTTCAGACAGCTGTCTCTCGAACTCGTCGTAGTCCGACATCTCAGGGTGGAAGCCTGTTACGCTCTCTGGGACTGCGTTGTTCAGTTGGCGATGGCTAGCTTAAGCTAGCAACAAAGTAGCTACACTTTTAAATACAAGCAGTTAGCTTGATAAAGCTTCGATGAGTTAGCCTTAATTGGCTGCTTATTTAACGACGAATTTACCTAAAAGGAATAACTAGCACACACATAAACGTTTCGGTGTGTATTTTACAACGTAACAGACATGAATgattaagaaagaaaaacgtGCTCGTACTGGTTAGCCTGCTAATGTTAGCCGACTAGCTTGTAGCAAAGTCCAGAAGAATAGGCCTGCTGCTACACACACTACGGACAATGAATGAGACTCTTTCCCGAGCTGGATGCAATTCCAAACGGTTCAGAGTCCAACAACGTAAAGTTGCTTGACTTTCTAAGCCAAAAATTTGCGCTTTAAGAAGTTTTAACGCTACACAAAACAATAAGGGTTTCGCTATGCCCGCTTTTTCTGCTCCGTCTCCCAAGCAGCCCCTGACATCGGAAGTTGATGACTGCGAGGCTTCCGCTTAGATTACCAGCAGTAATCCAGTCAGAATAAAGGCGAAGAAAAATATCGTATTTTCTTTGTTCGTCCTCAAATTGAATCCAGTAGTTGCATTGTAAAGATCAAACTCTGCAACATTACAATTAGAAACAACTCCCAATTTACACCTAAAGCTTTCCATATACGCAATTAAAGAAGAACACTTATTCTGGAATAGACCACAATCCTGAGTGCATTTAGTACTAAAAAGGATGGAAATGGTTAGCAACACTTGGGGTCGCTGGGACGTTGAAACGATGCATAAGGGCCCGATGTTTGCCAAGAAAAtgtcccccacaccattacaacACCGCAGCTTGCACTGCTGACACAGGAGGATGGGTTCCTGCTTTTATATTGCTTTAGCTAGATTCGGaacctaccatctgaatgttgcagtttAACAAGCTCCATCGGAACGTTTTCCACTGCGTTTCTAactggaaatgttttgtttttcattttattctctgTAAACCGAAGGTAAGGCTGTGTGTGAAAATCTCAGAAGATCAAcagtttctaaaatactcagaccagcctgtctgatACTGacaccatgccatgttcaaaatCACTTAAACATTCTGTCATCCCttttctgatgctcagtttaaaCTCCAGCTGGACTCCAGATGCCCGAATGCAATGAGAAGGCAAAACTAGATGAGATCAACTTCAAATTTTTTAGTCTAACCATTCCATTTAGTCCCTGAGTATATCATATTGTCAGAAGTTGttactaaatttaaaaaaataaatcagatttaaaatgtgTCTGTGGCAGATGAACTGCACCCCAATTTCACGTTTTTAAGAAATGTGCAAAAGCCCGACACAGGACCTGAGTATGTGAGCCATCCATTCTGTTATCTTCTGCAGTGGTTCTCAAAATCTGGGTTGTGACCCCACTGGTGACTGTGAATCTACAAGTGTAGGATCTTGCTGCAGAGAACAGTTTATCAAGACCACTTTACTAGATTACAAGAAAAAGTCTACCTTTTTAgaagcaaaatataaaacataaggGCTGACTTCAGTGCAGTACTGTAGTTCTGTAATGCTGGATTTGCTGAAGTGGTTCCACATCTCTGACTTAGCATCAGTTAGtctaaaaacatggaaaaaaatgtCCATCACTTTGTATCAAACATCACGGACACAAATGACAATAATATCAACATGTTAATGAACACAAGAGAAATCAAAGTAAGTGGTAAAAAGTCAAATAGTTTATTGCACTTTTATTAACAGTATCCGTTAGTGTCTGCCATTTGACTCAAGCTGTAAGCCGATACAACAAACTGTtgaatttccatttattttgcaGCTCCCTTATTGCTCTTGAGCTGTTTAACCAGAGACTAAAGCATTTTAGATACACAGTAAGTATTACTCTACTGTTGAACAAAATCCTAAATATTTGCCTTCACTGTCATAATAACTACATTTTATATAGGTCATTACAATCAGTGGCTTTGAAAACCAGAGAAAAGACACAACAGATTACAAACGTTCTTTATACATGCATGTGTTGTGGGGCACAGTTCCTCTGTGAGCAGTTTTTGTTGATGATTTTTAACCGTGTCCACACAAGGAGCTGAAACCTACACAATAATACAAAAAGCCATTTTCGTGTTAAATAGTGTAAATGCTCAGAGCcacaatttataaaaatgtgcTATTTTCACAATGCATAACAAGATTCCTAATATCAGAAGCGTAAGAGATTATATTTACGGTAACTTAGCGAAAGTGGCATACAAAAATCATTTGCTGTCCTTTAAGGAAACGACAACATAACGCAGCATTAAAAGTTGGCAGAGGTGCAACTGGTCTTCCCAAtgataagaataaataaaacttaccAACATTTCTGAGacctaatttattttaaaggtaaaaCCAGTGAATTGTTGCCTGATATATGATGCTCCTTGCACCAAAACTTCTACCCTTACCTGTCATACCTACATATTTCCCAATTTAacggttgtttttgtttgtttcttttataaCTTCTCCTCATCTTTAAATATGAAGAAATGAATGTTTTGTTACATTAGGAGCTCAGAAAAATGCATTAAGGCAAATAAATTTGAAGATAAATGAAATGTCAGTAAAGAAAAAATGCGATGATTGATATAAGCATTATGAAATGGGGATCATTTCTATACTAAAAATTGATTACAACTTCACATAAAAAATACACTGGAGGTTTATACACTTATACAATGGTGTCAAATCTGCATacaaataaatgatttaaattgGGATATTGAGGCAAGCTGCAATAATCCAAAAAGGTGTGCAAACTCCTTTTCTCAAGCAGATCCAAATGTTAGGATTAGAAAATACTGTAAATGCAAAACACAGCCAGAACAAAAGTATTGAAGTGATGCTATAAGCACAGTCCTCTATGATTGTAGAAATATGCATTCAGATTTCCAAAATCAGAATGATACAGGTGCTGCCAGAGAACCTTGTCtctgtttctaaaataaaaaaataaaagctgacattaatcatttttatgttggtaaataaaaatacatgtaaaCTGTGTTAAAAAAGGTAGCATGTGGAAAgtttcaattaaataaaaagtgtcAGTTGCCGTTTACATGTGCATTAGGAGGGGATTAGCGTCTTCCAAGTTCACCTCTACCCTCTTTTTCAAAGAGAAATTCTCCCTCCATCTTTCTTTTTCCCCTCAGTGCCTGAACCTGTACGAGATGGGCAGCAGAAGGTTATTTTTCTTCAATGCCTGCACTCTGCTGAGCGTCTCGTCATCCAGGGCAACGTAGCAGCGTCGGGCATAGTCCAGCAACTTTTCCTTGGAGGGGTCAAACTCTCCCACCTCGGCCACTTTCTCTGGGGCCACGAGAAGCAGCTCAGCAATGGGAGTGGTGGAGGCCACGGTGTTGCGGTCAACACCGTGGATTTGGAAGGCTTTGGACATATTTTTGAGACGCTGGTACGTAAGAAGAATCTTCTTATAGCGAAAAAGCACTCCTGCCGCATCTTTCACTGAAAAAAAAGGAGGGCAGGGTTAGCAGCAGCAAATTCTAGAACTCAGGCCGCAGTCATGACACTAAAATTATgtgctttttttaaagattttctttctttccgtCACCTCTCTGCCGCTCTCGTGGAGCTCGAAGGAGTCGCCTCCTCTTTAACTGGTGCCTGTTGGTGTTAATTGCCTCTGACATTACATCTTCCCCTGAGATCATTTCATCCTCCTCGATAAAGCCATCCTGCTCCAAGAACTCATCAGATTCTCCCAGCAGTGAGAGGGAATCTGTTAAGGCAAAAAATAATCTGCTTCACAAAGCCCAGTAGGCAAAAGACACATGTATGACACCTTGACTTCATTAAAGTAACACTAAAATACAACAGCCATTGTCAAACAGATTCAGTGGTTTAGGTTGAGCGATGGGGCTTTAGGATGGTTTCGAAGCTCCCTTTCAGATAGAACAGTGCTTGCAGTTTACTGAAGATATTTAAAGTCATCTTGTATGGAAATACAGATGGagccaggagtatggaattttCTTTGACTAAAATGTTAGATTTTCCAGACTTTTTGAACATCTTCAATTTTCTAAAGGACCAAAatctaataataattaatagttTGAGCTTTTTACGTTAAACTATATTTAAATGACATGCTTTAACTTTGCATCACACCTAGATTTTACCATCTTAATCATCTGTATTTGGAATTACCAACTAAGTGCACTCATTCAAACCTGAAAAAAAAGCTGTTCTGGACTTTAAATACCTTCAAATTCATGTTTAAGTGAACTTGTGGTCCTTAAATTGAATCTGGTAAAAATGCCAAACAAAGcacaattttaacattttgacaaATCAAATAAAGGTACCAAGGTTCAGGAAATGTGCTTTTCAGAATCTGCATTCACTGTAGGACACTTCAATACTTATTTGACAAGTACAAGGGTTACAGATTTTGAAATAGAGCTGGTATTTGTTAGTCCAGATAACAAAAAGCTACAAAATGGCCATAAGCTGCTGTCCAAAGCCACTTTCagcattttgttgttgtttgttatttgtaaaatcTACAGATAAGACTATTCGAGCACTtcaatgtgaatatttatttctcaaatgTCCACAGTGTTATCAAAATGGtaggaaaaaaatatgtataaaaaaggaaaagtatGGAAGTTTGAAATTAAATATGTGTATGAACCCTGAATTAAAAGGCACAACGCTAAGTCCcttttattttccatctttAGTAATGACATTGTGAGGAATGTCTCTACAGCTAAAGTTTATCTTTATGCAGATAACACCATACTTTATTCAGCTTGCTCTGCTCTGAGGCAGGCTGTTGACGAGCATCAAGCTGCCTTTCAGCTGTTGAAGGCATCCCTAACTGGCCAAACGTCAATCCCTAATGTCAAAAAATCTACCTTAATGTTTTCCAGAAATTACACACATATCTCTGTTAATGTTTGTATTTCTACACTGGAGGGGAGATCCTATCAGGtgaaaaacatccaacaaatatttttggttttggaCCAGATGGTGGCCTGTTTTAATTAATtagtcagaaaaaaaatgtgcttAGGCCACATTTCTCACCATTATCAACTGCAGTGACATAATTTATATGGATGTTGCTTCCTCCTTGCTTCATTGTGTATATTGTGCATCACTAGTCTTAAGTTTCATAACAAATTCGTTGGACAGAACACATCACTGGATACCTACAGTCATTAAGTTGGCTTCTCTTTAGAATACCAAGAATCATTTTTGAACTTGGTCGAATCCTTAGAGGACATTAAAGCTCAACGCTTTAGTCTCTCTGTCAGAGCATAAAGccccttttcttgtttttctctgtaacTGAAGAGTGGAACTGgcttgttatattttatttctatattttggTGTTAATGTCACAGTTTTAGCTTGCACATTTCTCTAATGGTATGCCTTCTTAGCCAAGTCTCCCTCAATAGAGAGATGTTAATCTGAAGGAACCTtccagttaaataaaataaatgaataaatacatcaCCTATTTAGTATTACCTGGGCCATTGTGTTCACTCAGTTCATTCAAGGATGATCTTGCAgcattgttgtttttgctgttgctgCCACTGGCTGTTGTACTTGGAGAGCTATGACTATGGCTTTGTAAAAGGGCCTGGGATTGTGTTGTGTTGAACAACGCATTAATAGTGGAGAGCTGAGTGGATATTGGACTGGAGACATGGTTTTTGGAAGGCACCATAGTGGGAGGACCAGGTCTCCGCTGGATAAACTGACGCTGAGGAAAATGCTGTGGATCTGTCTTCTGCTGTTCTATAAAggggataaaaaagaaaaagaaaattcaatttAGAGAtcataaaaatacaattaataGGCAAACAGCTCCacaatattaaatcataattcATAAGCTCAAGTTTCAAGGGTAATGTATTGGTACCCGTAGATACATTTGTTTTGCAGTGGTTTAAAACATTCATACATTCACACCAACAGCTTAAGACAACCAGAACCattcaaataaatataatagTGCTCAAAGTGCAGGGGGAAATAACTAAATTTTTACCAGCAGGACGGTCTTCATCTCTTCTTGCCCTCCAGTTGAATCGTCTAGATTCATATCCTGatgggaaaaaaacacaaagagggaaaaatattttcatttctaaaaTATTGCGTCATTATTGCCAGTGTTTTTAGCTGGAAACTAGTCCTGGTCCTCACCATTACTGTACTGATTCTGACCGTGTTCCAGTCCCTGGCTCTTTGTGGAAAAAATGAAACGGTCCAGCTGGCACCGGAGGAAATCCCTCTCCTCTTCCAGGTCCTGGATTCTTTTCTGCAGCCAGGAGTTTTTCTCCAGAGAGATCTGGAGCTGGGTCCGCAGGTTGGTGATCGCCATGTATGAGTTGCTGACTGTAGATGGGCCACCAGTTGAGGGCGGTTCTGAGGATGACAAGAACAGCTCCAAAGTTCAAAAGTGCTGTACTAGAGGCTAATAACTCAGCTGTGAAAAATGACAACAACTACATTTTATATTGTATGACGTTTACCATCAAAGTTCTGATCGCTCTGGCTGAAAAATCCCTGCTGCTCAAAGTTGTTCTCTTCAAAGGGAATGCCTATTTCAAACGTATCCTCATTTTTTGGAGCTGAGAaaagataaaatcattttatcaaataacttaaaggcattttaaaagaattatCATCACATTTACTTGCACTAAACTGTAATGTTGCTAACTAAAGCAACTTGATGCCATTTCTTCTCATCTCCCAAGTGTCTTGAATATATCGGTGGGTATGGAAAATCGGatttctttgttattttatcTCCATCAAACATGCAGCAAAGCAGAAGACCAAGAAGCAGCAAGAGGAGCAAACAAAATAAGAATTAGCAGCTGGTGAGCCTTTGCTGTTTTTTAGCCTATCTTTATCATTGCTTAAAAATGCAAGTTTCTCCacatgtaaataattttttgcaaaaataaaaagttaggaaATCTCTGGGTGAGAATTAGAGGCTCCAACGTTTTTCACAAAACAATGAATAAATACCTCTTACCTACCATCACATATTCATAACCTTTTCTAACAACAGTTTACTTAAAGTCAGACAAAAGGATGTTTTGAGACACAAACCACTAGCTCTCCCTGCCTCTCAAGTGAGAAATAAGTTTTATATTGaggtgaaaatgtccaaaattagctattttttatttatattgaggTAGGTATTagtggaaatgtgtttttttctgctccTTCCAATGATACCAGTAATTTAAACACTGacttacttaaaaaaaactgcaacattGCAACAACTAAGAGCTTACTCTGCAGGTGAAGAGAGCCTGCATGGCTCTTGGATGTGGAAGCTGCATCATTCCTGTTACCGTCCTCCATCTGCCAAAGACAAGCGTCAAGTTAACTGAAAACAATGTCATCAAGTCATAAGTATACATGAAGGTAACATGAAGCGGCTTCCTGcattatatattaatatttggAGACAATAATTCTAAAACGCGTTTCACGAGCTTTCAGATGTTGCGATGTCTGTGCAGAGGGAGCTACCAAATCAGAGCTAAATACATTCAGTTATGCAAATATAATCTAATACAGATTAAATGTTTATGAAGTATAATTCAGAAGCAGCTTGAAGAAAGAAATGAGCTCATTTCAACATTACAACGCTAGCTTTTTGTGACGTTAGCCCAAAAAAATGCAGCCAGAATATATAACTACAATCTCCTATTTTTATGCACAATAAGTGCTTTAATTACGCCATTCTGGCGCTAATCAATTCCCCATACTTTAAATATATACCGCAGAAACTGGTACATACCACGTTAGGCTTAGTTATAACTTAGTGGTGCATATGTAATAAGCCGTTATTACTCAGTCATATCCCCATTTCAGTAGTTCGTCTGCTAGCTAACAAGCTAACAATAACAAttccagcttttattttttcagctcCGCGTGACGTCATTTCCGATTGTTGAGTGACGGTTTATATGAGGAAAACGAATTACGAAAGCTTTTGTGTTGTAAACATAGGATATAGTTTATACCGGAAGACAACCCGATAAAAAAGAAACCAGATGAATCTCAAAATAtcattttagaaaaaatgtTCCAAAAAGTTTTACATTATCTACAATGCCGAAGTTAGCATCTGATTTGTAGATTACAACAACGCGGTCCTTCATTTATTTAGAGAATCTGGGTTACCTTTAATCCGCTCTAGATCTAAATCTGAAGATTCAGAATGGTTAAACTTGAACCGGATTATTTAATGTTCATTACTGTTTAACACTGTTATTCAAtttttgaaaacagaaaaaaaaccacattttatgttttttggggtttttctttttttttttttttactttgccaCCTTAGGAGTGCAGCTATGCTACTTAGACGCATCCAGTGGTGAACAAGGatccaaaattaaaaatagaacAATGGAAAATCTGTGTTGAGAGCTGCTCTTGACCCTGACAAtgattttgcagctgtaataatgacacaaatatgcagaacagaggggCTGCACGCAGGACATTCACAgttgttttcctccatttcaccGGTCTATGCTCTGTCCCGcacccgtcatttctgtccaatagaagcaatgatcgtcacccgcgtggctttgtttaaggtatagttcacttgcaaaaagtacaatgtgaaagcgaACAGCACCAAACGAAAATAATAATGTCCTTTTTTGGTCCACACCAAACACGCGGACCAAAtaactttcctggtgtgaatacaccaaTAGAAACTGATTTATTTGGGGGCCAGGACCAGTTCTACAGGGGATTTGGCCCCTGTTGGCCCCTGTCTAGAACTGCCCATGGACACGTCAAACCTGAGCAGAATTATGTTACAGAATTGACAGATTATATAAAACtgtcagtgattttaatgagtttGTGAATACTCAAAGAAGTGAGTACCTTAGAAGGGGACCATCACATTTATTGTCCATGCATGCTTTGGCAATTGGAATCTCATTGGAAACTGtagaggaaaacacaaaaaaatggcccattttctaattttctgacaCTTTCCAAAGATCAGCTTGTA
This genomic stretch from Girardinichthys multiradiatus isolate DD_20200921_A chromosome 3, DD_fGirMul_XY1, whole genome shotgun sequence harbors:
- the LOC124863483 gene encoding coiled-coil domain-containing protein 106-like gives rise to the protein MEDGNRNDAASTSKSHAGSLHLQTPKNEDTFEIGIPFEENNFEQQGFFSQSDQNFDEPPSTGGPSTVSNSYMAITNLRTQLQISLEKNSWLQKRIQDLEEERDFLRCQLDRFIFSTKSQGLEHGQNQYSNGYESRRFNWRARRDEDRPAEQQKTDPQHFPQRQFIQRRPGPPTMVPSKNHVSSPISTQLSTINALFNTTQSQALLQSHSHSSPSTTASGSNSKNNNAARSSLNELSEHNGPDSLSLLGESDEFLEQDGFIEEDEMISGEDVMSEAINTNRHQLKRRRLLRAPRERQRVKDAAGVLFRYKKILLTYQRLKNMSKAFQIHGVDRNTVASTTPIAELLLVAPEKVAEVGEFDPSKEKLLDYARRCYVALDDETLSRVQALKKNNLLLPISYRFRH